AACACCCGCTTCCTTCATAGCCTCTGCAAGGTCTGGAGATTCAAGCATTTTCTTCATTCCATCAGGAGCTCCTTCTAGAACAATAAGTAAATTATTCTCATCGCCCACCTTTCTATAAACTCCTACATCACTCAGTCCAGCAGCTGTTCTATTGACTTTATCATCATCAAAAAGCGGCTTCCATTTATCAAAACTCTCAACAGGGTGACTTAGATAAAATCGTGCCATGAATTTCTCCCGACCTGGTTTAGTTAATAATACATAGATTGATTTATCATCAAGCAAAATTAGTAATGGAGGTGTTTTGGATCAAAGCCATTTGGACAGTTGGGGCCAAAAACTGAGGGAAACATGATCCGTTTCCAAGGTTTAGCTGACGGCTCATCTGATGCCCCCCCTTGAGATTCCCCCACCTCTTCCGTACCATTAGCCGTCCAGGGTCCTAATCCCTGCCACCATCTGCAGTGGGACCTCGCTTGGTCTAGGGAGGGGTTCTGGGCGCTCTTTTGCCCTTGCGGATAAACCAGGTGATGGCCAGCACGTGAACCGCTATCAGTCCCCCGACGGCGAGCAATCCCATGAGGCTTTCAGTCACGTTCTGAGTCCTGCATCCGCCGGAAGCTAAGAGCCCGCCGCGAAATCACCAACGGTTACCCAATCTTTCCACCCCGGTTGAGTCAGGAGTCTATCGGACGACTCTATGGCCCCCAGGATGCCCCCCCTGCTGTTCAAGCAGGTGCGGGGTCGTTTGACCTACATGGGCTGAGGGGCAGTTACCCTTGGAGGCGCTGGAGAAAGATTCAGGTGACGTCGTTACCTTTGAACAGGAAGTAAATGCCGATGGTAGCTGTAAGCAACTGAAGCTCCATACCACCCATGGGTTTGGCATCCGTGGCCGTGAAGAACCAGCGTGGCCAGTGCACCATGACAATGGCCCCCAACATGATACCGGCAATGATGAGACCGCCGACGCGGGTCAGCAGCTCCTTTCCGAAAACGCCGACAATCATGAAAATTCCGGCTGACAGTTCGACCACGCCCTGCAGCTGCCAGATGGGTGTTGGAAACATCCCCGGACCCATAAATTTCGAGACGCCATGGGAGATGAAGATTCCCGCCAGGGCCAGCCGCGGCAGCCAGTGGACCAGCGGAGCATAACGATTGAGTAATTCCATGAGTTCCTCCTCTATCTTGTGGAAAGCTTAGATCATTATGTGACCGGAGTGTAGAAAAATTTTTCAGCACGCCACCCTGCAGGACCACCCTCTCACGCCCTGCATAGCATCGCGTCCGTCGGCGCAAGACCATTGCGTATGATGGAAGACATCCTTTCCGACGTAATTAGCCGGTATGATCCTGGTGGCCATCACCGCAACCATCGTGGTGGTGACCGCCCGGTTTCGGGCAGGGGGACAGAAATAAATACCGGTGACCACCAGCATCGTGGGGCTGAGCACTGGGAAGGGGCGGTCCAGGCCGTCTCACTGTCTGCGGATCACGCTCGGGTCGGGGAAGCCAGACGAAGGTGAAGGCGAGCCAGTCACCCGCTGTTCAGGGTTCATGCCTAAAAGGGGCGGACGGCCATAATACTGTCGAGCTGCCGGCCCCACAATCAAATCAGAGATCTACCCGCCATTTAATAGGATGGACATCTGCTGGCAAATACAATGGGTGCATGGGGTGCCCAGCTTTGCTTAGTCCCAGATGCCACAGATGTCCCCCCATTGACGAGATGAGCTGCAAAACGCGGCCATGCCTGTTCATATGTGCGCCGCTTACTCCCCAGGCGGCTATGGTGAGGCTGCACCGGTCTATCACCGCTAGGATAGACTGATCATTATCCACCCCGACAGGATCAACTGCCATTTTCAGATCGTTGGGATCGGTGGTACAGAACGCAAACAGGTTGGCTACATACAGTTTCCCATATCCCCAGCGTTGAGCGAATCTGACACAGCGCCGGATGGTCGGATCATCTTTTTCAGCTGTTGCGGTGGAAGGATTGAGCATAATGAACGCGCACGATTCGTTTGATACCGCCCACTCTCTGGATAGCCAGTACCTATAGTTTCCGTCAGAACTGAATTGAGCGTCACCCGTCACTACCGCCCCGCGACATGATTGGCCTTATCCCCAGAAGTTGGCCCAAGATCCAAGCTGGATTTCTTGGATCGATTCAATAGCGCCATTTCCCTCAAGAAAGTACTGCTGAAATACCCTATCGCCTAGACCGCTCCAGTTTGGCTCCAGGCTGCTGGACTAAGGGCGTTGCAGCTGATTCTATAGGATTCATCAAACTGGAATCTCCACCGGCTTAGGAGATCTCAGCGGGCGTCTAATGAGGGCACCTGATCCCTGGGGGAGAGCGGAAGGATCAATCGAAGGGCGCTTCAATCGAGGCGTCAGCTAAACCTTGGAAACTTGAAATGTGTCGCATAGTTTTAAGCCCAGGTAGCTCACATTGGATTGACGACGTACGCACAACCTCATTCTATAGAGACCAAGATTTGAGACCATGAAAAGAGGAGGTATGAAATCAATGTCAAAAACAATTATAATTGTCGGCGGCTCATTTGGGGGCATCAAGGCAGCCTGGAGTTTGCGCCATCTTCTTGATGTCAAGCATCGAATCCTGATCATTTCAGACAAACCACGCACAACTTTCCGGGCCTCTTTTCCCAGAGTTCTTTTTGAGAACCTCGACCCAGAAAAGATCACGATGGATCTGTCGAATAACTTTGATGACACTGGCATTGAATTCGTCTGTGATCCGATGACAGCCATTAATCAGGATAACAACGAGGTAATCTGCCAGAACAACCGTTATCTGTTTGACTATCTGATCTTGGCTACAGGGGTCCAGCACGCATACGAGCTTCTACCTGGCTCGCGCGAGTTCGGCCTTTCTGTTTGTGACCCGGCAAGAATATTAGAAACAAGAGAAGCATTGCTCAACTTCGAGAAGGGTGAATTCTTCGCCGGCGTTGGCGCGGGGTACACTCCCTGCGACGGCCCACCGATGGAAGTTCTAATGGACCTCGACCATCTCTTGCGTGAAAAAGGTATACGTGACAAAACGAGACTTCACTATATCACCGACAAGGGTCACCTATTACCTCCCGGAGGTCCTGAGGTGTGGAAATACCTGGATGACCATTTTATGAAACGTGAAATCAACGTCCACCTTGAAGTTTTATTAGTAAAACTCGACAAAAACACTCTCTACTTTAAAGACGGTAAGACAATGCCCTATGATATGTGCCTACTGGTGCCACCCTATCGCGGTATCCCGGCGATGCAAAACTCCGGTCTCATCGATGAACGTGGATTTGTTCCGGTGCACATGAAAAATATGCTCGCAAAGGAGGCCAAGCACCGGAATATCTACGCCGTTGGAGACTGCATTGGTAACCCCGGCCCCAAGCAGGGCCATTTGGCATTCATGCAGGCTACCGTCGCTGCAGAGCATATTGCCTGGAGAGTTAATCAGAAAGGCTTAGTGAGAATGTACCTACCTGAATTTCGCTGTGTTATGGATCAGGGAGGTGGCAAAGGGCTATATATTTATTCGCAATACATGTCAGAAGGAGATGGGTTGAAAATTGAGCTTGGCGAAGAAATGTATAAGTCAAAAATTCGATTCGAAGAGATCTTTATGGAAAAAAAGGGTGACATTGGAGAACTCCATCTTCAGATGATGAAATAAGAACTTTGCAGGGCGTCAGCCTGGAATCCTATTCAATTACCCTGCCGGCCCCTACATCGCCCGCCTGGCGACTCCCGAGTACACCAAGTCCATCAAGATGGTGCTGCTGAAATAGGGCGAGCTGGGTAAGGGTGGATTTTGTTAATGGCTCGGTCACCCGCTATGGACCGACGGTGTAAGAAACAGAGGAAAATTAAAACATGGCGATATCCGCGCGCATCTCGGGGGTTAAATGAATTCCCAACCAGTAGCGATTATCACGGCGGCTGGCAGTGGCATCGGTGCAGGCTGTGCCAGGGTATTAGCTGTCAGGGGATATCGTGTCGTACTCATGTCGCGGACTGAAGCAGCTACAGGAGTGGCACAGGAGCTGGGGGGCATCGGATTCCAGAGCTCCCTCACTTCAGATGCTGATCTTCAAAATCTTGTGGCCGTGGCAATCGGAGAGTATCATCGCATCCATGCCGTAATTAACAGCACGGGGCACGCCTCAGGTTCTACCGGTTATAGCGATGAGCGTCTCGATCATTCTGGCGGCGGCTGGAGGTGGGGCGATTGGGAATATTTCGGCTTTGGGCCGCTGTTGAGCCAAACTATGCGTACCCTGCTTCATCAATGATCCGTGGGGCTCTGTCCGGCTTCACAAGGCTATACGCTGACAGATATGGCAAGTCTGGAATTCGGATGAACAATCTACTTCCTGGGTACCTGTCAAATTGGGAATGGCCAGAGTCCCTTCTGAAAGACATTCCTGCTGGCAGAGCCGGCACGGTGGATGAGGTGGGTCCGGGTTGCCGCTTTTTTGCTCTCTACGGATGCTGCCTAGATCACTGGTCAAAACATTACGGTGGATGGCGGCTTTACGCGCAGGACATGATCGGGGCAGGGGGTGAGGGGGGCGTAAATTCGGATCCGATTGAAATCTGTGCATCAGTTAATCTACCCTAAAAGCATGGTGTGTCAGATCGGGCTGCTTTTGCTTGATGAAATGTTGATTGATGCCGCAAGACGGGGACCAGCCTATCTCAAGTCTCGGGAATCGCGTACCGTTTTCCCGGGTGCCTCGGCATACGCATGATGACAGGAATTCGACGTACTCCTCTTAGAAGCCTCAGGTACACTGGCAGAACCCGACCGGCTCGGCTTACAGACCACGCGGACGAAATGGGCGGCGGGACTAGGGACGCCGGCCGAGGGTAACGGAGATGCCTGATACGCTGATTATTGGGGTCGATACAGGCGGTACTTTCACCGACTTCGTCTATATCACCGGGGACGATATGGTGGTCAGGAAAATCCCCTCCACGCCGGAGAATCCCGCCCAGGCCGTGCTGGAAGGACTGCAAGGCATTGCCGCCGATGGCCGGCAGTTGCTGGTCGTGCACGGCTCCACGGTGGCAACCAATTCCCTGCTGGAGCGGAAGGGCGCATCGACCCTGCTGATCACAACCGCCGGATTTGAGGATGTCATCGAGATTGCCAGGCAGAACCGGCAGGATATCTACGACCTGAATGTGGACGGTGTCGAACCGTTGATACCCAGGGAGCGCCGCCTCGGCGTGGTCGAGAGGATAGGCCCCAGGGGCGAGATTGTCACGGCCCTCACGGACGATGAACTGGCCCGCACGGTCGCGGCCGTGAAATCAATGAATCCCGAAGCCGTGGCCGTCTGCTTTCTGCATAGTTATGCCAACCCGGACCACGAGAAGGCCGTGACGGCGGCGCTGCGCGAGGTGAGCCAGGCCTTTATCAAGTCGTCCCATGAGGTGCTGCCTGAATTCAGGGAGTACGAGCGAACCACCACCACGGTTATCAACGCCTACCTTGGGCCTATCATGGACCGCTACCTCGCCCATCTTGAAGAGCATTTCACTGATGGGCCCATCCGCATTATGCAAAGCAACGGCGGTGCGGTTTCCATCGGTGCGGCGAAGGAGCGGCCCGTCGTTACGGCCCTGTCGGGTCCCGCCGGGGGTGTAGTCGGGGGCTTCGAGCTGGGCCGGCTGGCAGGCTATGACCAGCTCATCACCTTCGACATGGGCGGCACCAGCACCGATGTGAGCCTCTGCCCGGGCGAGCTCCTCTATACCTCGGAGGCCACGGTGGGGCCGCTGCCTATCAGGATTCCGATGATCGACATCCATACCGTGGGGGCAGGAGGAGGATCGATGGCCTACCTGGACGATGGCGGAGCCCTACGGGTAGGACCTGAAAGTGCGGGCGCCCGGCCCGGGCCAATCTGTTACGCTCTCGGCGGCACCCGGCTCACTGTCACCGATGCCAATCTCTATCTGGGACGTCTTTCGGAGGAACATTTCCTCGGAGGGGAACAATCTCTGGATAGCGCAGCGGTGGCATCAGCCATGGCATCCATGGCCGGCGACATGGGCATTGCGCCCACCCGGCTGGCGCAGGGGATTCTCGAGGTTGCCACCGCCGTCATGGAGCGGGCCATCCGGGTGATATCCATTGAGCGGGGCTATGACCCCCGGGAATTCAGCCTGGTCAGTTTCGGCGGCGCCGGCGGCATGCACGCACTTGATCTGGCCCGGGCGCTGCAGATACCCAGGGTCATCGTCCCGCAGGCGGCAGGAGTAGCCTCGGCCATCGGGATGCTCCTGGCCGACGTTGTCCGCGATTACAGCCAGACGCTGCTGTGGCCGGCAGAGGAGGCAATATCGTCCAGGCTGGAGGCCGAAGTTGGCACGCTAACCCAGCTCGCCCGGGCGGATTTCGCAGCCGAAGGGATATCCGCCGGCGACATCACTTATGCACCCATGGTGGAGGTGCGCTACGTGGGCCAGGGTTATGAAATCCGGGTGAACCTGACCCACGACCTGGTGGCCGATTTCCACCGGGCTCACCACCAGCGCTACGGCTACAGTGATCCCGGGCGGCCGGTGGAGCTGGTGAACCTCCGACTCAGGGCCACCTCGGCCGCCCCCAAGCCGTCCTTCCGTCCCCGGCCTCTGGGCGGTACCGATCATAGCGCGGCCGTAGACGGCAAGGTGGAAATCGTTTTCGGTGAGCAGCAAGTGCAAGCCGAGCTCATCAGACGGGAGCGGCTGCGGCCGGGGAACCGCTTTCAGGGGCCAGCCCTCATCGTGGAGTATTCGACCACGACAGTGATACCGGTGGATGGCTGGTGCGCCGTGGATCACTACGGCAACCTGCTGCTGACCTTCGAGGAGCCGGCCGCCCCGTGACCCTCGTGGCAAATCCGGACCCGGTTCTGCTGGAACTGTTCCGCAACATGTTTGAGTCGGTTGCGGAAGAGATGGGGATGGCCCTCTGCAGGACCTCATTTTCGCCCAACATCAAGGAGCGGAGAGATTACTCCTGCGCCGTGTTCGATGGGGATGGCAAGCTGGTGGCCCAAGGCGATCACATGCCGGTGCACCTGGGATCGATGCCGCTGTCGGTGCGGGCGGTCCTTGACGAACTGGAGCTTGAGCAGGGGGATGTGGGGATAGTGAACGATCCCTTTGCCGGCGGAACCCATCTCCCCGACATCACCCTGGTGCAGCCGGTATTCGCCACAGAGGATTCGGCGCCGGCATTTTATGTAGCCAACCGGGCGCATCATTCCGATGTGGGGGGTATGACCCCCGGTTCCATGCCGCTGGCGACGTCAATTTACCAGGAGGGGCTGCGCATCCCGCCGGTCCGGCTGGTGCGGCATGGGGACATCGCGTCCGATGTGCTGAGTCTGGTGCTGGCAAACGTGCGCACCCCTGTCGAACGGGAAGGCGACCTGACGGCCCAGCTGGCGGCCAACAGGACCGGCGAGCGGAGGCTGCTGGCGATCCTGCAGAAATACGGACCGGAGGTCTGCAATGCATACATGGCCCACCTGCAGCATTATGGCGAACGCATGATGCGTCAAACCATCCGCGATCTGCCGGACGGGGAATATCGCTTTGAGGACGTGATGGACGACGACGGCTACGGGAACGGTCCCCTGGCCATCAAGGCAGCCGTCACTATCGCCGGGGATGATGCCAAAGTCGATTTCACCGGCACGGCCGCGCAGACCGTGGGGGGGATCAATGCCAACTTCGCCATCACCTTGTCGGCTGTCTATTACTGCTTCCGGGTGCTCATCCCTGGCCGGGTGCCCTCAAATGCCGGCACGATGCTGCCCGTCAGGATAGTCGCGCCGGAAGGGTCATTGGTGAATGCCAGACTACCTGCTGCAGTCGCTGGGGGCAATGTGGAAACAAGTCAGCGCATCGTGGACACGGTGCTGGGAGCTTTGGCTCAGGCGGCGCCAAACGTGATACCGGCAGCCTCCAGCGGCACCATGAACAACCTCACCGTTGGAGGTATCGATCCCCGCACCGGCGAGCCGTACGCCTACTACGAGACGGTTGCCGGCGGCATGGGTGCCCGGCCGTCCAAGGCTGGCTTGAGCGCCACCCACACCCACATGACCAACAGCCTCAACACGCCCATCGAGGCGTTGGAGCATGCCTACCCTTTCCGGATCGTCCGCTACGCCATCCGGCGGGGGAGTGGAGGCAAGGGGCGCTTTGCCGGCGGGGATGGCATCGAACGGGCCATGACGATGCTGGGTCCGGCAGAAGTGACCCTGCTGTCGGATCGCAGAACGAGTCGCCCCTGGGGTTTGGCGGGGGGTGAGGCCGGCGCTTCCGGCGAGAACAGTCTGCACAGTTTGGATGGTGGGGTGGAGCAGCTTCCGGGCAAGTTCAGCCGCATGGTGCCCAGGGGCACCACTCTCCGCATCCTGACGCCGGGGGGCGGAGGACACGGCAAGGCCCGTTAGAGGTGGAACGGCTGGGGCACAAGACGCCTCCCTGATCCACATAGCGCGCCTGGTGAGACCCGAGTACACCCGGTCCATCAAGATGCCTTTGTCCCGCAGAATGCGGGGGTGCTGCTGAAGTAGGGAAAGGCCCGCCTTTCAGGCTTGAAATAGCCTCCCACCCGGATAGCTGCCGGATACGCTGCCAATCTTGCCGTCCAAAGGTTGCTAGACCGATGGTCTGGCGGCACGGTGCCACCGTCATCGTAACCAGGGGCACATGAGACGAGTATGCAGGCACAAGAAAGCAGCCTCTGTCAAGAGGCCTCAGGGTGATCGCCCGGAGGGCTTTTGCTATCAGATTGTCTACAGCTCTAATATCCAGGCATGTATAGCACCACCCATGATCCGAAGGAAACAGTATGACCCATCTCCGCGCCGCTCTTACACTGACCCTATTGATCGCACCACTCGCCGCACAGGGCCTCACCCCCAATGAACAAAAAGTCGTGGATGCGGCCAGAGCTTCAGTGAATGACGCCCTCACCTTCCTGGAGAAAGTGGTCAACATCAACAGCGGAACGCTGAACGTCAAGGGGGTCCGTAAAACAGGCAAGGCCTTCGACAAGCCGTTCAGGCAGCTCGGCTTTGACACCCGGTGGATTGGTATGCCAGCCGAGATGCAGCGGGCCGGCCATTTCTTGGCGAGCCGCAAGGGCAACCGTGGCGAGCGCTTGCTCCTCATCGGCCACCTCGATACGGTTTTCGAGAGACGGTCGCCTTTCCAGAAGTACCGCCGGGAGGGCGACACCGCCTACGGTCCCGGGGTGAACGACATGAAGGGGGGCAATGTCGTTATCCTATATGCCCTGAAGGCATTACACCAGACCGGCAACCTCGACGGCACGACCATTGCCGTTATTCTCCACGGCGACGAGGAGAAGGTCGGCTATCCGCTGTCTATCTCCCGGCGGGATATCCGCGCGGCCGCCGAGCAGAGCGATCTCGCTCTGGGCTACGAGGCACGTATCCCGGGCACCGGCACCATTGCCCGCAGAGGCTCCAGCAATTGGCGGCTGGAGGTAGAGGGCAAGCAGGGACATTCGTCCAATATCTTCGGCGAGAAATACGGCTCCGGGGCCATCTTTGAGGCCAGCCGCATCCTGAACGACTTCCATGAGCAGATGCGTGGTGAACAGTACCTTACCTTCAATCCCGGTTCTATCGTTGGCGGAACCGATGTCACCTACGATATCCCCACCACAACCGGCCACGCCTACGGCAAAACCAATATCATTGCCCGGAAGGTAATCGTCGATGGTGGACTGAGGTTTATCACTGAAGAGCAGAAGGAGGCGGCCCGGGAGAAAATGCGCGCCATTGTGGCCCAGAACCTGCCGCAAACATCGGCCGTGATATTCTTCGAAGACCGCTACCCCGCCATGCCCCCCACTGATGCCAGTTACGCCCTGCTGGCGGAAATGGACCGTGCCAGCCGCGATCTGGGCCATGGTCCCGTGGAGGCTTTCGATCCCGGTGCGCGGGGCGCCGCCGATATCGCCTTCGTGGCCGATCTCATCGCTGGCTTGGACGGTCTCGGTGCTGTCGGAGAAGGTGGCCATACGCCCAAGGAGTCCCTGGACATCCCCGAGTTCATCAAGACCCTCGAGCTCTCGGCGCTCCTGCTTTACCGGCTGACACACCCGTAACCCCTGCTAGTCGCGGTTTCAGGTATTAGGCGCTCCCGTCGAGA
This genomic stretch from Candidatus Neomarinimicrobiota bacterium harbors:
- a CDS encoding hydantoinase/oxoprolinase family protein gives rise to the protein MPDTLIIGVDTGGTFTDFVYITGDDMVVRKIPSTPENPAQAVLEGLQGIAADGRQLLVVHGSTVATNSLLERKGASTLLITTAGFEDVIEIARQNRQDIYDLNVDGVEPLIPRERRLGVVERIGPRGEIVTALTDDELARTVAAVKSMNPEAVAVCFLHSYANPDHEKAVTAALREVSQAFIKSSHEVLPEFREYERTTTTVINAYLGPIMDRYLAHLEEHFTDGPIRIMQSNGGAVSIGAAKERPVVTALSGPAGGVVGGFELGRLAGYDQLITFDMGGTSTDVSLCPGELLYTSEATVGPLPIRIPMIDIHTVGAGGGSMAYLDDGGALRVGPESAGARPGPICYALGGTRLTVTDANLYLGRLSEEHFLGGEQSLDSAAVASAMASMAGDMGIAPTRLAQGILEVATAVMERAIRVISIERGYDPREFSLVSFGGAGGMHALDLARALQIPRVIVPQAAGVASAIGMLLADVVRDYSQTLLWPAEEAISSRLEAEVGTLTQLARADFAAEGISAGDITYAPMVEVRYVGQGYEIRVNLTHDLVADFHRAHHQRYGYSDPGRPVELVNLRLRATSAAPKPSFRPRPLGGTDHSAAVDGKVEIVFGEQQVQAELIRRERLRPGNRFQGPALIVEYSTTTVIPVDGWCAVDHYGNLLLTFEEPAAP
- a CDS encoding FAD-dependent oxidoreductase — encoded protein: MSKTIIIVGGSFGGIKAAWSLRHLLDVKHRILIISDKPRTTFRASFPRVLFENLDPEKITMDLSNNFDDTGIEFVCDPMTAINQDNNEVICQNNRYLFDYLILATGVQHAYELLPGSREFGLSVCDPARILETREALLNFEKGEFFAGVGAGYTPCDGPPMEVLMDLDHLLREKGIRDKTRLHYITDKGHLLPPGGPEVWKYLDDHFMKREINVHLEVLLVKLDKNTLYFKDGKTMPYDMCLLVPPYRGIPAMQNSGLIDERGFVPVHMKNMLAKEAKHRNIYAVGDCIGNPGPKQGHLAFMQATVAAEHIAWRVNQKGLVRMYLPEFRCVMDQGGGKGLYIYSQYMSEGDGLKIELGEEMYKSKIRFEEIFMEKKGDIGELHLQMMK
- a CDS encoding DoxX family protein; amino-acid sequence: MELLNRYAPLVHWLPRLALAGIFISHGVSKFMGPGMFPTPIWQLQGVVELSAGIFMIVGVFGKELLTRVGGLIIAGIMLGAIVMVHWPRWFFTATDAKPMGGMELQLLTATIGIYFLFKGNDVT
- a CDS encoding M20/M25/M40 family metallo-hydrolase, translating into MTHLRAALTLTLLIAPLAAQGLTPNEQKVVDAARASVNDALTFLEKVVNINSGTLNVKGVRKTGKAFDKPFRQLGFDTRWIGMPAEMQRAGHFLASRKGNRGERLLLIGHLDTVFERRSPFQKYRREGDTAYGPGVNDMKGGNVVILYALKALHQTGNLDGTTIAVILHGDEEKVGYPLSISRRDIRAAAEQSDLALGYEARIPGTGTIARRGSSNWRLEVEGKQGHSSNIFGEKYGSGAIFEASRILNDFHEQMRGEQYLTFNPGSIVGGTDVTYDIPTTTGHAYGKTNIIARKVIVDGGLRFITEEQKEAAREKMRAIVAQNLPQTSAVIFFEDRYPAMPPTDASYALLAEMDRASRDLGHGPVEAFDPGARGAADIAFVADLIAGLDGLGAVGEGGHTPKESLDIPEFIKTLELSALLLYRLTHP
- a CDS encoding hydantoinase B/oxoprolinase family protein; the encoded protein is MANPDPVLLELFRNMFESVAEEMGMALCRTSFSPNIKERRDYSCAVFDGDGKLVAQGDHMPVHLGSMPLSVRAVLDELELEQGDVGIVNDPFAGGTHLPDITLVQPVFATEDSAPAFYVANRAHHSDVGGMTPGSMPLATSIYQEGLRIPPVRLVRHGDIASDVLSLVLANVRTPVEREGDLTAQLAANRTGERRLLAILQKYGPEVCNAYMAHLQHYGERMMRQTIRDLPDGEYRFEDVMDDDGYGNGPLAIKAAVTIAGDDAKVDFTGTAAQTVGGINANFAITLSAVYYCFRVLIPGRVPSNAGTMLPVRIVAPEGSLVNARLPAAVAGGNVETSQRIVDTVLGALAQAAPNVIPAASSGTMNNLTVGGIDPRTGEPYAYYETVAGGMGARPSKAGLSATHTHMTNSLNTPIEALEHAYPFRIVRYAIRRGSGGKGRFAGGDGIERAMTMLGPAEVTLLSDRRTSRPWGLAGGEAGASGENSLHSLDGGVEQLPGKFSRMVPRGTTLRILTPGGGGHGKAR
- a CDS encoding DUF1643 domain-containing protein, coding for MTGDAQFSSDGNYRYWLSREWAVSNESCAFIMLNPSTATAEKDDPTIRRCVRFAQRWGYGKLYVANLFAFCTTDPNDLKMAVDPVGVDNDQSILAVIDRCSLTIAAWGVSGAHMNRHGRVLQLISSMGGHLWHLGLSKAGHPMHPLYLPADVHPIKWRVDL